The region aaatatgAGTTAGCCCAATTCATATGAAAAGCGTTCACAAACTTTGCTCCAGGATCTGGCTTCCACGAAACATAGTCCTGAACCTTAAAATTTACCCTGGATGCAAACAGGTCAATTTGGAAAGGGCCCCATATATTGCTGATATCTTCAAACACTTTCGTATTTAGGGACCATTCTGTGGAGCCATCAAAATTCCTGGATTCTTGGTCAGCAACTACGTTAGTAACGCCTGGGATGTGGCATGAGCTAAGCCAAATATTCCTGCTATTAGCCCACTGCCAAATCTGCAATGCCATGTCATTGCAGTCATTCGACTTAATGCCTCCCATAGCATTGATGTACGACACTGTAGTAGTATTATCTGACTGGATCCTTATGTGTTTATCTGTTAAGTCACTACACAAAGATTGCAAGCCAAACAAAACTGCTTTCATTTCTAAATAATTGATTTGGAAAGAGTGTTCTTTAGCACTCCAAAGTCCTCCAGTCTGCTGTTCTTCACACATTGCCCCCCACCCTGTGTTAGAGGCATCAGTAGTGAGGGTTAAGTCAGGGTTGGTTTGGATTATATTTTTAAATGCTGTATTCACGTTGATCACCCACCAGTGCAATTCTGATCTGGCCTTTGCACTCAAGCTCATGAGTGCATCATAATCACCCTTGTTAATTGTTAAAGCTGAAATCTTATTTCGTTCTAAATGTCTGTAGTGCAACTCGCCAAACTGCACTCCTGGAAGACTGGATACCAACAGCCCTATGACCCGAGCAACCTCCCTAATAGTAGGATTGCTCTGATTTAGAAGGTTCTCACAGGCCTGTTAAACAATAATAGCTTTCCTGGGTGGAAGGCGTATAGTCATTGAGTTGCTATTCAGCAAAAATCCAAGAAACTCCAATTCTTGCGTGGGTATGAGCACTGACTTAGTAGGGTGGATGACAAACCCTAATTTGAGAAACGTATTTGTTGTCTCCCAAATGTTTTCCCCGCAGGAGGTATAAGTGTGACCCATGAGAAAAGAGTCATCAATGTGTCCCATGCAGAAATGCCCTAGGGATCTGAGGTGAGCATAGATTGGCTTCAACACTTTGGTAAACAATCGTGGGGCAGATGCTAACCCATTTGGAAGGCAGGTAAATCGAAAATAATTGCCTTGCCATTCAAACTTGAGAAAATTACGATCCTCTACTGAAATAGGAATAGAATAATATGCATCCTTAAGATCCACTGACGCCATAAAGCATCCTGGTCGCATGAGTTTGAGGGCGGCATGGATGGtatccattttgaaatgataGTATGCCACAAACTCGTTGAGGGGTTTTAAGTTCAAAATAAGCCTATGGCTACCATCCTTTTTGGGTCTCACAAATATGGTAGAGATAAAGTCTCCATCACTGGGCTTAGATGGTTCTATAACCCCTTTTGTGAGGAGTTTGGCTATTTCAAGGTTTATGATGTCTTTGTCCGCAGACGAAAAAATAATTTGTCTGGGTTGGGTAGCTTGCACACGTCTACAATGCCCCTCAAACTCTATGTGATGATGCTGGATGGCATCAAGAATAACAGGATCAGTAGTAACTGCTTTCCAGTTTGTTATGTGCTCCTTAACACAACCTGCTTTAAAGTTAAGGACCAGCTGGGATAGCAATTCTGCATTCACAATAGATGGGACTTTTTCCCTCACCTTGTCTTTCATTGATCCTTCCGGATTGGAGTGTGTTGTTTGGTGTGGGCACCCCTTGGTGCCCGGCTGTTGGCTAAAAAATGCCTTTGGGAATTTGCCTTCTGTGTGGTGAATTGCCCATGTGCCCTAGCATATGGCTTTGCAAAATGTGGTCTGTTAAACCTTTGTTTAGGAGCCTTGTAGCCCTGGGATGATGTGCTGGTACTTGAGGGTTTTTGCATCTGTATCCCCGCTTTTTTCCAGTTCCGCCATATCTTTTAAATGTTTAGAGAGATCATCTCCAAACAACTTAGATGTTGTTTTAATCTCTTCCTTGCAGAGTCGAGTGTAAGGCGGATTTAACTCGGGTTTAATTAATTCCCGTCTCTTCATGTTCAACTTGTGGTGCGTATTGCACAAAAGAGCAATGCTATCCATGATAACCGTGAGAGTTTCGCTCGTATTTGGCGTGTCGCCAGATTGAATGGAGCTAACAAGCTTGCCACTCAAAGTACACAGCGCAGATAAGCCAGGCAACAAAAATTCCTGTACTCTTTGGAATGCTAAATCCACCGTTCGACTCCGACGGGGGAGCAAATCCCACACCTCTTCATTGACACTGGTGACGTTAAGACGACTGACATTCTCCGGTGGTGAATATTTGTCGGCGCTCTCTTTGACCGTGTCGGTAGAGAGGCCACCAGTGAGCACGTTGTCGACGAGGGTGGCAATCTTTGCCTCGATGGCCGGGGATGTTTTCGTGTTGGTTAGGTAAGCCTGGGTCAGGCTATCTACGATGCTGTTATGGCCCTGAGGCTCCGAGTCGGAGCGAGTGTCAGAAGCCATGTTGTTTGATGCGTTTGTGTTCGCGCCTGAATCGTGCGTGCAGTCATTCACTACTGCTGTGATCTGAGTGATGTCACTACGGCGGCTGTGATGGTCAAAACTCACACTCATGATTCAGGGGCTATAATCGCACAAAAAAACTGCCAATTGGAGGGGTAGAATCGCACTGCCACGAGTAGGGGTCAAATAGCACTGCCATTGTAGGGCTTAAATCGCACTGCCACGAGTAGGGCTTAAATCGCACAAAACTCCCACGAGTAGGGGGATAAACGTAAAGAATATTCAATCGAGCCCCATTTGGGGGCATAATtgcattaaaaataaaattagttAAAATGAATGGTCAATTCTTCAatcaactgtttttttttctcactgaTCTGTTCAAGAGCGGCTTCTTTATCATTGTTAGCATATCTTGCCATTGTCTTATATCTTTTTCCCAAGATTTTATTGTCGAAATAGAAAAACTTGTCATTTTCAttgtctttgatttttattttgtcatctaATTTGGCAATTCGCTCTTCCAACTGTTTTTGATTTTCTATCTCCACTTTAAACACGaccttttttggtttcaaaggATTTGCTTTTACATTTAGCAATAATTTGCCATATTTTTCTGCATATTCTTGTATGtaagcattttctattttttccaaACTTTTCTTGTCGTTTGTTGGAGCTTTGACCACGAGCTCAATCACAGGCTTTTTCTTCCTGTATTTATATATTTGGCTTTTGCTGTCCTTCAAATGACGACTTAATCGTGTTGCCAGGTCCTCGCATGTTGATCCAATGTAAACCTTATCATCAACCAGCACCTTGTATATTTTGCCTTCAGAATACAGACTGTTAAATTTGGCATTGGTTAATTCTAATACTGGCATATCACGAATTTTGTATTTGTAGTTCAAATCTTTGTTGACAAGATGAATGTATTTGAATTTAGTGGTTCTGCTCAAAGCAGtatacaataattttttgtccattttttccACATCATAAATATTGTAAGGTTCATTGATATCTGCTCCTTGGCATTTATGTACAGTTACACAAAAACTTGGAATGAAACACTGAgaaaatgttttcatgtcgaACTCCTTGCCATCAATCCATATTGAGTCTTCCGAAATACTTTCAATCGTAAATTCCATTGTATTGAATATTTCACGATCTTTTAAATTTTCAGTTGCAATTACAGGCATGTCAACACACACTTTGTATTCTTCTTTCTTGTCATTGTATTTGAACAcaacattttcatgttttttgccTTCCACAAACTTATCACAACAACGCGTATTGACTTCAATTCTGGTTTTGttcaaataacatatatttttgtATAATTCAGTGACAGGAGAAAAGTTTTTTGCTAATTtaccttttttcaaaaactggTCAAGTAcagtgtgtgtttttttgtcataGCGGGAAGAACCTTCAATGTATTCCATTGTTACAATTTTTGGGCACATTTGTCTGACAGACATTGATCTTAGATAGTCATAACTTATTCTGCTCCCTGATTCGACAGGAGAACATTGATTTGGATCGCCAAACATGTAAACCTTGATGCCATACAACACAAAGGCTTTGTAAATCAGTGTTATCCACTTGTCAGGTACCATTGAAAATTCATCGATGAATATGGTTTTGTCTTCCAAGCTTTTTAGATTTGTTTCAGATGAGAAACCGTTCCATTCACAAAAATAAGAATCAAATGTATGACAAATAGCGTCAGGATCAATTTCGTTTTTTTCTGCacatattttaatttcttcaacaaATGActgaaagtttttgtttcttCTACTCATCTTAACCGGTAATCCTTTAAACGGTCCACTAGAAACGCATCCCATTTTTCTCAATCTGTCTTTGACGTTCTGGACAGCTTTATTCGTAAAACTTAACACAATAGGCTTGTCAGTTTTCATTACCATTTTACACattttagttgttttgccaGAACCAGCTTGCCCGTTATACATACGACCTTCTCCTTTTACAGCTTTGTAACTGTCAAAATCCATATTTTCTCTGTAATGACGCTCAAAATAGCACAAAGGAGTGTCTGTTATGTATGCTTTACCAATGTTTTTTACATCAAACACAAcatcctttttatttttcaacgcAGGTCTTGGATTGGTGATGAATATGCCATCTGTATTGTAAGCATACAACGCACTCTTTTCACCATAGCATTTGCGTATCAGCTTCAAACATTCCAATATTGCCTGAGAAACGACAAATCTGTTTACACTTGTATGGTCTGAAAACATTCGTTCGCATTTTTGTTCTTCAATCAAGTAGATTTCATTGAAGCTGTCAATTATGATATTGCGCACGTCCTTGATGCCTTGTGTCCAACAAGCCATTGCTGTATCATACTCAACACATGTAAAACCTGAATTAATCCTGttgtattttcttccaagaTCACCAATGAAACTGTTTGCCAATTGTTTGGCTTTGTCttcaggaaatgtttcaaacacatattttaaaaatggcttGAATGTACTTGGCTTGAGAGCTTTATTGGAAACAATCTTGtatttgatttgcttttcagACATTGTTAGTTCATCGACCAAATATGACACCAAATCTCCACTGTAAAACCCAGCTTCGATTTTTAAAGGTGTGTCATAATTATACAACACAGTTTCTTCAATATAAAATTCGCCACATTTTCTAAGATCGCTTCTGCAATGAAACGGTTCTACTACGTCATGTATGCTATAAACAGGAATTGCTGTTCCATTGTTGAGCAAAACATTCGGATACGATTTGGATATGTCAATGTTGACCACATCATCTGGAATATCTTCTGTTGTACACCATTGTAACGCTCTTGGATAATAATCATCAAGCATTTCACGAGTTTGCACATTATACGTAGATGTAGGTAAATAACCACACAATTGTTTGAATAAGGCAGAAGCCAATCCCGTGAAAGTTTGATTAACCCATATAAAATCATGAGTCTTGTGCAAACTATGCAATTTATCGCAAATTGATTTCCTGTTGTCGTATTCGTCGTTCAAGAGAAACATGTTGTTCCGGTGATCTATGAAACCATCTAATATCCCATTGTTGTTCCAATGCAAGTACTCCACATAATAACAAGTGGAATGTATGTATGCATCAATGGCCTCCATCATTTTAACATCTTCGGGCAAAACGATAATGTTGTCTTTTTTATCTAATTCGTATATATCATCTAACCTGTCCAGTTTATGCACAAATTCGTGTTTTCTGGACCATTTCATTTCAGTCATGTATTTTAACAAGTCATTGCAGCCTCCTTGGTTTGCTTTGGCTGCTGTGAGTTTCAATTTTTCGTCTGTAATGGGATAACAATGATGGTCTTTGACAATGTAGACCAGTGAAACATCACAATTGTGCTTATTAGTATGTGATTTGAATTTCCTGTATGTGCTATCATAAGCATGAATAGACACATTTGAATGGCAACTCTTGGCCCAATCGATCAATTCTTTTGTTGTCATTCTTGGTGGATCCGCACAAT is a window of Montipora foliosa isolate CH-2021 chromosome 5, ASM3666993v2, whole genome shotgun sequence DNA encoding:
- the LOC138002555 gene encoding uncharacterized protein; its protein translation is MDTIHAALKLMRPGCFMASVDLKDAYYSIPISACENLLNQSNPTIREVARVIGLLVSSLPGVQFGELHYRHLERNKISALTINKGDYDALMSLSAKARSELHWWVINVNTAFKNIIQTNPDLTLTTDASNTGWGAMCEEQQTGGLWSAKEHSFQINYLEMKAVLFGLQSLCSDLTDKHIRIQSDNTTTVSYINAMGGIKSNDCNDMALQIWQWANSRNIWLSSCHIPGVTNVVADQESRNFDGSTEWSLNTKVFEDISNIWGPFQIDLFASRCNCLMPAENRIPRGNRSDTDPSLANPAMVHNIVTPSDRRTSPSPPIHQSTNTTSQWCSTPLTKATSPVGLQSLRQGFLQSNFSGKATEIILHSWSVGTQKQYQPYLRRWFEFCGEQQVSPYSPSVTSVLDFLVRLHEQGLTYTTLNTARSAISALTVSSDRTPIGSHPIVSRFMKGIYKCTPPMPRYQSTWDVQPVLSYL
- the LOC138002557 gene encoding uncharacterized protein, with translation MAGPFVRKSSSFATLFEQRINKMGGRRERVSVTVFLTIKNLMHGGITNKTFGPFQMDVPELSLKDMYKFFMYTLLENNFEPLSAEVITRIGGKVITHNPQFFAHHFMAGLKLESYLLSKQRKPKSYGSDSCVIDYVWDQVRGKRGFKTYDYKKLKIEIFKYCADPPRMTTKELIDWAKSCHSNVSIHAYDSTYRKFKSHTNKHNCDVSLVYIVKDHHCYPITDEKLKLTAAKANQGGCNDLLKYMTEMKWSRKHEFVHKLDRLDDIYELDKKDNIIVLPEDVKMMEAIDAYIHSTCYYVEYLHWNNNGILDGFIDHRNNMFLLNDEYDNRKSICDKLHSLHKTHDFIWVNQTFTGLASALFKQLCGYLPTSTYNVQTREMLDDYYPRALQWCTTEDIPDDVVNIDISKSYPNVLLNNGTAIPVYSIHDVVEPFHCRSDLRKCGEFYIEETVLYNYDTPLKIEAGFYSGDLVSYLVDELTMSEKQIKYKIVSNKALKPSTFKPFLKYVFETFPEDKAKQLANSFIGDLGRKYNRINSGFTCVEYDTAMACWTQGIKDVRNIIIDSFNEIYLIEEQKCERMFSDHTSVNRFVVSQAILECLKLIRKCYGEKSALYAYNTDGIFITNPRPALKNKKDVVFDVKNIGKAYITDTPLCYFERHYRENMDFDSYKAVKGEGRMYNGQAGSGKTTKMCKMVMKTDKPIVLSFTNKAVQNVKDRLRKMGCVSSGPFKGLPVKMSRRNKNFQSFVEEIKICAEKNEIDPDAICHTFDSYFCEWNGFSSETNLKSLEDKTIFIDEFSMVPDKWITLIYKAFVLYGIKVYMFGDPNQCSPVESGSRISYDYLRSMSVRQMCPKIVTMEYIEGSSRYDKKTHTVLDQFLKKGKLAKNFSPVTELYKNICYLNKTRIEVNTRCCDKFVEGKKHENVVFKYNDKKEEYKVCVDMPVIATENLKDREIFNTMEFTIESISEDSIWIDGKEFDMKTFSQCFIPSFCVTVHKCQGADINEPYNIYDVEKMDKKLLYTALSRTTKFKYIHLVNKDLNYKYKIRDMPVLELTNAKFNSLYSEGKIYKVLVDDKVYIGSTCEDLATRLSRHLKDSKSQIYKYRKKKPVIELVVKAPTNDKKSLEKIENAYIQEYAEKYGKLLLNVKANPLKPKKVVFKVEIENQKQLEERIAKLDDKIKIKDNENDKFFYFDNKILGKRYKTMARYANNDKEAALEQISEKKKQLIEELTIHFN